A single genomic interval of Rosistilla ulvae harbors:
- a CDS encoding serine/threonine protein kinase gives MANPATDGDAPVDAASDRHLDEHTSPEDPQRDPYLTEPVSNEFDENDERFRAVAQRRWPQNNKTDHQFETINRTELKVASYASGTQVGRFVLEHKVGQGGFGIVFKAIDPQLERDVAIKLPRVDCDSGQTDRIHREARIVATLEHPNIVRVYEAGTDGETSFIVSQFCDGPDLRMWLLSNDNHPSPEQSAELIAELADAIAYAHRNGVLHRDIKPGNVLLFPNNSSTPASSKPTRCRLPFIPKITDFGLASMQSDDWSRTRTSVVIGTPMYMAPECMGAGTQRPGAGCDIYSLGAILYELLTKRPPLEGEFFGQLLHRIGNDVPVPPHVVFPDVPNDLSLICSKCLSKEVDDRYRSAVELHDDLRRFLDGQPIQARMPTWRDRFARWTSRPQRLRFAGHYTIWMHLAVVAWLVVQFTTAVALGLKLPNTAAHVRDIAMVSCLLHLPNAWLGWRVFRGSRWAFIPAMLTSVASLAILCYSAFNSSVAFDYNYPTTLSKVAVFSILIIASLIDSLNYAFAIPAHFRTAQPDNDFRRSLL, from the coding sequence TTGGCTAATCCCGCCACCGATGGCGACGCCCCAGTCGACGCGGCAAGCGATCGACATCTCGACGAACACACAAGTCCTGAAGATCCTCAGCGCGATCCCTATCTCACCGAACCGGTGTCGAATGAATTCGATGAAAACGACGAACGATTTAGAGCCGTCGCACAACGACGCTGGCCGCAGAACAACAAGACCGACCACCAATTTGAGACGATCAACCGTACTGAATTAAAAGTCGCGAGCTACGCATCGGGAACACAGGTCGGTCGATTTGTCCTTGAGCATAAAGTTGGTCAAGGAGGATTTGGGATCGTCTTCAAAGCGATCGACCCGCAACTGGAGCGCGATGTCGCCATCAAGCTCCCCCGTGTCGATTGCGATTCGGGGCAAACCGATCGCATCCATCGCGAGGCGAGAATCGTTGCGACGCTGGAACATCCCAACATCGTCCGCGTCTACGAAGCTGGGACCGACGGCGAAACCTCTTTTATCGTCTCCCAGTTCTGCGACGGCCCGGATCTGAGAATGTGGCTGCTGTCCAACGACAACCATCCGTCACCGGAACAGTCGGCCGAACTGATTGCCGAGCTTGCCGATGCGATCGCGTACGCCCATCGCAATGGCGTCCTGCACCGCGACATCAAACCGGGCAACGTGCTGTTGTTTCCAAACAACAGTTCGACGCCCGCGTCCTCGAAACCCACTCGATGTCGCTTGCCGTTCATACCCAAAATCACCGATTTCGGTCTCGCGTCGATGCAGTCCGACGATTGGTCCCGAACCCGCACTAGCGTGGTGATCGGGACCCCGATGTACATGGCTCCCGAATGCATGGGGGCTGGCACGCAGCGCCCCGGTGCAGGATGCGACATCTACAGTCTGGGAGCGATCCTTTACGAATTGCTCACCAAACGACCACCGCTGGAAGGCGAGTTCTTCGGTCAGCTGCTGCATCGGATTGGCAACGACGTCCCCGTGCCGCCTCACGTCGTTTTCCCTGATGTCCCCAACGACCTCTCGTTGATCTGCAGCAAATGCCTCAGCAAAGAGGTCGACGATCGTTATCGATCCGCCGTCGAATTGCACGACGACCTCCGCCGTTTCCTGGACGGTCAGCCGATCCAAGCGAGAATGCCCACCTGGCGAGATCGTTTTGCGAGGTGGACCTCGCGTCCCCAACGACTACGATTCGCGGGGCACTACACGATCTGGATGCATTTGGCGGTCGTCGCCTGGTTGGTCGTGCAATTTACCACCGCCGTCGCGCTTGGGTTGAAGCTGCCGAACACGGCCGCGCACGTCCGAGATATCGCGATGGTTTCCTGTCTGTTGCATTTGCCCAACGCGTGGCTCGGTTGGCGCGTGTTCCGTGGCTCGCGGTGGGCATTTATACCGGCGATGCTTACCAGCGTCGCATCGTTAGCGATCCTCTGCTATTCCGCGTTCAATTCCAGCGTCGCGTTCGATTACAACTATCCCACCACGCTCTCGAAAGTTGCGGTCTTCTCGATCCTGATCATTGCCAGCCTGATCGATTCGCTCAATTACGCGTTTGCGATCCCAGCTCATTTTCGCACGGCCCAGCCCGACAACGATTTCCGACGATCCTTGCTCTAG
- a CDS encoding sigma-70 RNA polymerase sigma factor region 4 domain-containing protein, translated as MKSVQRDEQLELAIVPLPDRARNVIEPRNIKGRRWEAVGDRLDVSADAARKLWSRAVKRHQETLAVQESSFG; from the coding sequence GTGAAGTCAGTCCAACGCGATGAACAATTGGAACTCGCGATCGTTCCCCTTCCCGATCGCGCTCGCAATGTGATCGAACCTCGCAACATAAAAGGGAGGCGTTGGGAAGCGGTTGGCGACCGATTAGATGTTTCCGCCGATGCGGCCCGAAAATTGTGGTCCCGCGCCGTGAAACGCCACCAAGAGACATTGGCCGTTCAGGAGAGTAGCTTTGGCTAA
- a CDS encoding serine/threonine-protein kinase — MSTRSEDYPYLSPPELPDEIGRLGAYRVLELIGEGGMGKVFLAEDQRLQRKVALKVMSQRIAASKNSRERFVREARAQAAVHHDNVATIFEVDEQGNTPFLAMELLKGQSLEQILRKGYKFNIKQIIALGRQIARGLGAAHKQGIVHRDIKPANIWIEAEKGRPKILDFGLAAMSGPVDSLTRRGAVVGTPGYLSPEQAADEPVDDRSDLYSLGIVLYEMCSGELPFRYTNVAMMLIAITSHSPRSLTEFAEHVPQELSDLIDRLLSKEPKDRPASADALLDELKFLADEPVPPATPPPDKEAASLPLEIVIQDDPPTRTPRASKKRGSPTVVIAALIVVALFAIVAGIFALRPRSNPPQPENRLARPPSEPVRPKPVVVTPEMIAPLRMEAVILEADRILAGQPGLIRFRLVNTASNRQTDPAILAGKAAIAAKVRVFLKPLSSGNERPATMFPLRVAGVRIPSPGKSLEMLARFESEDLPPGRYDVFLRLMTPDDKVASQVDAQISVAADYSSGPLSGFQQITTRSGTGADTTVVRGDDKPRGEQDTLSVQLPTKPDGSLQYIYLKFDVSRWEHPLAKLQDAVISLAVKGGAAAKLELRLYGIDARQASSWKEQGEGALVWKNSPTAKNLAKAKYLCSTTIDNTEGRLANQANDNVRFFGDELDAFLAAYPDPEVTFVVVSHSKQAQNTLFFSKESAQVENVPRLHLKVQ; from the coding sequence ATGAGCACGCGTTCCGAAGATTACCCCTATTTGTCACCGCCCGAACTGCCCGATGAGATTGGACGGCTGGGGGCGTATCGAGTTTTGGAGCTGATCGGCGAAGGGGGGATGGGAAAGGTCTTTCTGGCCGAGGACCAACGGTTGCAGCGTAAAGTCGCTTTAAAGGTGATGAGCCAACGGATCGCGGCGTCAAAGAATTCTCGCGAACGTTTCGTCCGCGAAGCCCGCGCCCAAGCGGCGGTGCATCACGATAATGTGGCGACGATCTTTGAAGTCGATGAACAGGGTAACACTCCTTTTTTGGCAATGGAGTTGCTGAAAGGCCAGTCGCTCGAACAGATTCTGCGGAAAGGCTACAAGTTCAACATCAAGCAGATCATCGCACTCGGACGCCAGATCGCTCGAGGGCTGGGGGCGGCGCACAAGCAAGGAATCGTGCATCGCGACATCAAACCGGCCAACATCTGGATCGAAGCCGAAAAGGGGCGGCCGAAGATCTTGGATTTCGGTTTGGCGGCGATGAGCGGTCCTGTCGATTCGTTGACGCGGCGCGGTGCGGTCGTCGGCACGCCCGGCTATCTGTCGCCCGAACAAGCCGCCGATGAACCCGTCGATGATCGCTCGGATCTCTACAGTTTGGGGATCGTACTGTATGAGATGTGCAGCGGCGAGTTGCCGTTTCGCTATACCAATGTGGCGATGATGTTGATTGCGATCACCTCCCATTCTCCGCGTTCGCTGACCGAATTCGCCGAACATGTGCCTCAGGAACTCTCGGATCTGATCGACCGTTTGCTCTCCAAAGAACCTAAAGATCGTCCGGCGAGCGCCGACGCGCTGTTGGACGAATTGAAATTCTTGGCCGACGAACCGGTGCCCCCTGCAACGCCACCCCCCGACAAGGAAGCTGCCAGCCTGCCGTTGGAGATCGTGATTCAAGACGACCCGCCGACGCGGACACCGCGGGCGAGCAAGAAACGCGGATCGCCCACGGTTGTCATCGCGGCGCTTATCGTTGTGGCGTTGTTCGCCATCGTGGCGGGTATCTTTGCGCTGCGGCCAAGGTCAAACCCGCCGCAGCCTGAAAACCGTCTGGCGCGGCCGCCATCTGAACCCGTTCGCCCCAAGCCGGTTGTCGTGACGCCCGAGATGATAGCGCCACTGCGGATGGAGGCGGTGATATTGGAGGCCGATCGAATCCTGGCGGGGCAGCCGGGACTGATTCGATTTCGGTTGGTCAACACCGCATCGAATCGCCAGACCGATCCCGCAATCCTGGCAGGAAAAGCCGCGATCGCCGCGAAGGTTCGGGTCTTTCTGAAACCGCTATCTAGCGGCAACGAGCGGCCGGCAACGATGTTCCCGCTGCGGGTCGCCGGCGTTCGGATTCCTTCACCGGGTAAATCGTTGGAGATGTTGGCGCGGTTCGAAAGCGAAGATCTGCCGCCGGGCCGCTACGACGTGTTTTTGAGATTGATGACCCCCGATGACAAAGTCGCTTCGCAAGTTGACGCACAGATTTCCGTTGCCGCCGATTATTCGAGCGGGCCGCTGTCGGGATTTCAGCAGATCACGACACGATCGGGAACCGGGGCTGACACGACGGTCGTGCGAGGCGACGACAAGCCACGGGGCGAGCAGGATACGTTGTCGGTGCAGTTGCCCACGAAACCAGACGGCTCGCTGCAGTACATCTATTTAAAATTCGACGTCAGTCGCTGGGAACATCCGTTGGCCAAACTGCAAGACGCGGTTATCAGTCTAGCGGTCAAAGGGGGCGCGGCGGCAAAACTGGAACTTCGCCTGTATGGTATCGACGCTCGACAGGCCAGCTCATGGAAGGAACAGGGTGAAGGTGCGCTGGTCTGGAAGAACTCGCCGACTGCCAAGAACCTTGCCAAAGCGAAATATCTGTGCAGCACCACGATCGACAACACCGAGGGACGGTTGGCGAACCAAGCAAACGACAACGTCCGTTTTTTCGGTGACGAACTGGATGCATTTTTGGCTGCGTATCCCGATCCTGAGGTGACGTTTGTCGTGGTCAGCCACAGCAAGCAGGCACAGAATACGTTATTCTTTTCCAAAGAATCGGCTCAAGTCGAAAACGTTCCCCGCCTTCATTTGAAGGTTCAATAA
- a CDS encoding serine/threonine-protein kinase, translating into MLEREVGRGGFGIVYQALDPNLNRFVALKIPRCDSRDAHVSRLQREAQIIATLDHPGICRVYEAQFDSRIPYIVSQLCDGPDLREWLLDNPNRLSFEAIAELIGLLADALQYAHSQGVLHRDIKPGNVLLFPPKADNTTPSTLSFQPRLTDFGLASMSSADWSNTRTSVVLGTLMYMAPECLDGAESAPAAGADIYSLGAMMYELLTGQPLMEGAQLGEFLQRISNETPELPHRIRPDTPIDLSLICSKCLRKEVDERYRSAAELSDDLQRYLDGRPVVARMPTRYERFTKWCSQPQRLRIAGLSSLWCHLLVVGWMFSQLAVIIPLGLTSQADIVQSVQDFVWSAGLVHLPKAWLGYRLICGSRWAFWISAVTSLGCLSIFLVSAFDTSAAFEHSFPTPLTKVSVFSILIIACLVESINYLLAIPAYLRTRAKKPRQQPVS; encoded by the coding sequence GTGCTAGAACGCGAAGTGGGCCGCGGTGGATTTGGAATCGTCTACCAAGCGTTGGATCCCAATCTAAATCGTTTCGTGGCGCTGAAGATACCGCGTTGCGATTCGCGCGACGCGCACGTCAGCCGCTTGCAACGCGAGGCGCAAATAATCGCCACGCTCGACCATCCTGGCATCTGCCGGGTCTATGAAGCGCAGTTTGATAGCCGCATCCCCTACATCGTTTCCCAATTGTGCGACGGTCCCGATCTGCGCGAGTGGTTGCTGGACAACCCCAATCGATTGAGCTTTGAAGCGATCGCCGAACTGATTGGTCTGTTGGCCGATGCCCTGCAATACGCTCACAGCCAAGGAGTGCTGCATCGCGACATCAAACCGGGCAACGTGCTGTTATTCCCACCAAAAGCTGACAACACCACCCCCTCGACGCTCTCCTTCCAGCCTCGGCTGACCGATTTTGGCCTGGCCTCGATGTCCTCTGCCGATTGGTCCAACACACGTACCAGTGTGGTCCTGGGAACGTTGATGTACATGGCACCCGAGTGCCTCGACGGCGCCGAGTCCGCGCCAGCCGCCGGGGCAGACATCTACAGTCTCGGCGCGATGATGTACGAACTGCTGACCGGCCAACCGCTCATGGAAGGCGCCCAGCTAGGCGAATTTCTGCAGCGAATCTCCAACGAAACGCCCGAGCTGCCACATCGCATCCGCCCCGATACGCCGATCGATCTGTCGTTGATCTGCAGCAAATGCCTTCGCAAAGAGGTCGACGAACGCTACCGATCCGCTGCGGAACTGAGCGATGACTTGCAGCGGTATCTCGATGGCCGTCCCGTCGTAGCGCGGATGCCCACCCGGTACGAACGATTTACCAAATGGTGCTCGCAGCCCCAGCGACTCCGCATCGCCGGGCTCTCATCGCTGTGGTGTCATCTATTAGTCGTCGGATGGATGTTCTCCCAACTGGCCGTCATCATCCCCCTGGGGCTCACTTCTCAAGCCGACATCGTCCAGTCGGTACAAGATTTTGTCTGGAGTGCGGGCTTGGTTCATCTGCCCAAAGCATGGCTCGGCTATCGCCTAATCTGTGGTTCGCGTTGGGCCTTCTGGATATCTGCGGTGACCAGTCTAGGATGTCTGTCCATCTTTCTCGTTTCCGCTTTCGACACCAGCGCCGCCTTTGAACACAGCTTTCCCACGCCGCTGACCAAGGTCTCGGTCTTCTCGATATTGATCATCGCCTGTCTTGTCGAATCGATCAATTATCTGCTAGCGATTCCAGCTTACCTTCGCACCCGAGCCAAGAAACCTCGCCAACAGCCGGTGTCGTGA
- the rnr gene encoding ribonuclease R: MEVSSELADAIVRYVHSPEYRPCKPKQIMQALELPEDQYREVRRTVKWLVLQGQLDYASNHLVIPPGESHATKRRQSSPLVRGIFRLAQAGFGFIRQEGTGEQAAPLEDVFVPEPYVADAFDGDFVEARLVTNRSRSRGGMEGHIERVIKRATRQFSGTFRKSGQDNLVLLDGTHLKHPISVGDTRGLPLKNEDKVVVEVVQFPERDGSGGQGVIMEVLGSSKNPAVDTMAVMRQYGLPEEFSEEVMAAAREQADKFDESIPADRRDLTDLLTLTIDPYDARDFDDAISLQEIENDHWRLSVHIADVSHFIPEGSILDQDAKQRATSVYLPDRVVPMIPEIISNHLASLQPERVRYAKTVEIEFTGGGAVVATQVYNSAIRSDCRLTYEQVDQFLETPDVMRQKLGDAICDQLQRMHTLAMKLRARRMEQGSLEMDLPEIKIDLDSNGKVRGAHLVVNTESHQVIEEFMLAANQGVATWFDDMKFDFLRRIHPAPERRKLRQLAQFLKDIGIPGDDLENRHAVRRVLKSVKNTPLDYAVNYAVLKATNKAIYGPHREGHYALAMDHYCHFTSPIRRYPDLTIHRMVQKLTEGNKNPSDPMPVLIRLGHHCSDQEKNAEAAERELIRIKLLHHMNKNVGQTFEAVVTRVHPDGLYARGIKMPAEGYISIDKLPSDNYRFERKGHRLEGFREGNQFRLGDRIVVKIDKVDMQARELFYGLVGREAGKAPKHQLKNRAKPKTAAGKRYDKARVKKKLKQNQKRKR, encoded by the coding sequence ATGGAAGTATCATCAGAACTCGCAGATGCGATCGTACGTTATGTTCACAGTCCCGAATATCGACCCTGCAAGCCGAAGCAGATCATGCAGGCGTTGGAGTTGCCCGAGGATCAGTATCGCGAAGTCCGCCGCACGGTGAAGTGGCTCGTCCTGCAAGGACAACTCGATTACGCGTCGAACCATCTCGTGATTCCGCCCGGTGAGTCGCATGCGACCAAGCGGCGGCAGAGCTCTCCGCTGGTCCGCGGTATCTTTCGGCTCGCTCAAGCCGGCTTTGGCTTCATCCGCCAAGAAGGAACCGGCGAACAAGCCGCTCCGCTGGAGGACGTCTTTGTTCCCGAACCGTATGTCGCCGACGCCTTCGATGGCGACTTTGTCGAAGCTCGACTGGTCACCAACCGCTCGCGATCGCGCGGCGGGATGGAAGGCCACATCGAACGGGTGATCAAACGCGCCACGCGGCAGTTTTCCGGAACGTTCCGCAAAAGCGGGCAGGATAATCTCGTCCTCTTGGACGGTACGCATCTGAAGCATCCGATCTCGGTCGGCGACACCCGCGGGCTGCCGCTGAAGAACGAGGACAAAGTGGTTGTCGAAGTCGTTCAGTTCCCCGAGCGCGATGGCAGCGGCGGCCAGGGCGTGATCATGGAGGTGTTGGGAAGCAGCAAAAATCCTGCCGTCGATACGATGGCGGTGATGCGGCAATACGGTTTGCCCGAAGAGTTCTCCGAAGAAGTGATGGCTGCCGCGCGAGAACAAGCCGACAAGTTCGACGAATCGATTCCGGCCGACCGCCGCGATCTCACCGATCTGTTGACGCTGACGATCGATCCGTATGATGCCCGGGATTTCGACGACGCGATCTCGCTGCAGGAGATCGAAAACGACCACTGGCGGTTGTCGGTACATATCGCCGACGTTTCGCACTTCATCCCCGAAGGATCGATCCTCGACCAAGACGCCAAGCAACGGGCGACAAGCGTCTATCTGCCCGACCGCGTCGTGCCGATGATCCCCGAGATCATCAGCAACCATCTGGCCAGTCTGCAGCCCGAGCGGGTTCGGTACGCGAAGACCGTCGAGATCGAATTCACCGGCGGCGGTGCGGTTGTTGCCACGCAGGTCTACAACAGCGCGATCCGCAGCGATTGCCGGTTGACCTACGAACAGGTCGATCAGTTTTTGGAAACCCCCGATGTGATGCGGCAGAAGCTGGGGGATGCGATCTGCGATCAATTGCAGCGAATGCACACGTTGGCGATGAAGTTGCGAGCTCGCCGGATGGAACAGGGATCGCTCGAAATGGACCTTCCCGAGATCAAGATCGATCTCGATTCCAACGGCAAGGTCCGCGGTGCGCATCTGGTCGTTAACACCGAAAGCCACCAGGTGATCGAAGAATTTATGCTCGCCGCGAACCAAGGCGTTGCGACTTGGTTCGACGACATGAAATTCGATTTCCTGCGTCGCATCCACCCCGCTCCCGAGCGCCGCAAGCTGCGACAACTGGCTCAATTCCTAAAGGATATCGGTATCCCCGGAGATGATTTAGAGAACCGCCACGCGGTCCGCCGAGTTTTGAAATCGGTCAAGAACACGCCGTTGGATTACGCGGTCAACTATGCGGTTCTGAAGGCGACCAACAAAGCGATTTACGGTCCGCATCGCGAGGGGCACTACGCCCTGGCGATGGATCACTATTGCCACTTCACCAGCCCGATCCGCCGCTATCCCGACCTCACGATCCATCGGATGGTGCAGAAGTTGACCGAGGGGAACAAGAATCCCAGCGATCCGATGCCGGTGTTGATCCGATTGGGGCATCACTGCAGCGATCAAGAGAAAAACGCCGAAGCAGCCGAACGCGAATTGATCCGCATCAAGTTACTGCATCATATGAATAAGAACGTCGGGCAAACGTTTGAGGCGGTGGTGACGCGAGTGCATCCCGACGGACTGTACGCCCGCGGGATCAAGATGCCCGCCGAAGGTTACATCTCGATCGATAAACTGCCATCGGATAACTATCGCTTCGAACGAAAAGGGCACCGCCTGGAAGGCTTCCGCGAAGGGAACCAGTTCCGGCTGGGCGATCGAATCGTGGTCAAGATCGATAAAGTCGACATGCAGGCCCGCGAGCTGTTTTATGGACTGGTCGGCAGAGAGGCCGGCAAGGCCCCCAAACATCAGTTGAAAAACAGAGCGAAACCCAAGACTGCCGCGGGAAAGCGATACGACAAAGCTCGCGTGAAAAAGAAACTGAAACAGAATCAAAAACGAAAGCGTTAA
- a CDS encoding efflux RND transporter permease subunit: MVPIVRGAIDALATNSNRPEDWLPERFQETKDLAWFSQQFVSDDVLILSWDGCHLDDPRQAELTELLQQPVDIAGQKQVQLFRFVTSGNDLVKQLTAPPLSLKKSQAIARLNGWIVGAPKAAGDPVISSVVLMLTPEGWRLRDAMLAHVRETTSRVVGLPSDRIHIAGSTYDGVAIDEASQKNMEWYTIVCYGIGCVVLYLSFRSFAISAFVFVNAVYCQMLSLALISFAGSTMDSVMLMVPSLVFVLSISTGVHLVNNYRDVVASEGLQGAPIKAIRHAFAPCWLSSLTTSLGLISLVTSFLLPIQKFGLFAAVGVVLGTGILFLLFPCQLELWPPRRWGAKLNAGTGPKQGFAYQSVVDRIARWSPAILLITAVTMAAGIAGITRLQSTARVHDLFSPGAKILQDYEWFETQIGPLTPVEIVLRIPKSAIDGSTSRTPMLDRMNLVRKVQHAAMQVDGIGGTVSAVNFSPGYPDTFRSGTRGIGQIAQRIVLERRFESLREMYREMQYFQDNPQEELWRISARVPTAEDIDLERIGRELKVSIAEVIEQRAGDQGVRSVVCGSMPLIQKSQEQLLEDMARSFITAFALIAVAMMVTLRSVVAGLLAMVSNIFPAVVLFGLLGWFDVKVEIGSMMTITAAMGIAVDDTLHFVTWFRRGASAGLSKHDALVYAYRHCCRAMLQTSLICGLGLLVYALSPFTPISRFAWLMSSMLAAALVGDLVVLPAIISSRLGNAFLPRR; the protein is encoded by the coding sequence GTGGTACCGATTGTTCGCGGCGCGATCGACGCGTTGGCGACCAATTCGAACCGTCCCGAGGACTGGTTGCCCGAACGGTTTCAAGAGACCAAGGATCTGGCTTGGTTTTCGCAGCAGTTCGTTAGCGACGATGTCCTGATACTCAGCTGGGACGGTTGTCATCTGGACGATCCGCGGCAGGCAGAGCTGACGGAGCTTCTGCAGCAGCCTGTCGATATCGCGGGGCAGAAGCAGGTGCAGTTGTTTCGGTTTGTCACCTCGGGCAACGATCTGGTCAAACAATTGACCGCCCCTCCGCTATCGCTCAAAAAATCCCAAGCGATTGCGCGACTCAACGGTTGGATCGTCGGTGCGCCCAAAGCGGCGGGAGATCCGGTGATCAGTTCGGTTGTGCTGATGCTGACGCCCGAGGGGTGGCGATTGCGCGATGCGATGTTGGCTCATGTTCGCGAGACGACCAGCCGGGTTGTCGGTTTGCCGAGCGATCGGATTCATATCGCCGGATCGACCTACGATGGCGTCGCGATCGATGAGGCGAGCCAGAAGAATATGGAGTGGTATACGATCGTCTGCTACGGGATCGGTTGCGTCGTCCTGTATCTCAGCTTTCGCAGTTTTGCGATCAGTGCGTTTGTGTTCGTGAACGCCGTTTATTGCCAGATGCTTAGCCTGGCGTTGATCTCGTTTGCCGGATCGACGATGGACAGCGTAATGCTGATGGTCCCCTCGTTGGTCTTTGTGCTCAGCATTTCCACCGGCGTTCACCTGGTTAACAACTATCGCGATGTCGTCGCCAGCGAAGGGCTGCAAGGAGCACCGATTAAAGCGATTCGGCATGCTTTTGCACCCTGTTGGCTGTCGTCGCTGACGACTAGCTTGGGGCTGATTTCACTGGTCACAAGCTTCCTGCTGCCGATCCAGAAGTTTGGACTGTTTGCCGCTGTCGGTGTCGTGCTGGGAACGGGGATCCTGTTTCTTTTGTTTCCGTGCCAGTTGGAACTGTGGCCGCCGCGGCGTTGGGGGGCGAAGCTGAACGCAGGGACTGGCCCGAAGCAAGGTTTTGCCTATCAAAGCGTGGTCGATCGAATTGCCCGCTGGTCGCCTGCGATCCTGCTGATCACCGCGGTGACGATGGCGGCCGGAATCGCTGGCATCACGCGGCTGCAATCGACAGCGCGAGTCCACGATCTGTTTTCGCCCGGCGCCAAGATCCTGCAGGATTATGAATGGTTTGAAACTCAGATCGGCCCACTGACGCCTGTCGAAATCGTGCTTCGAATCCCCAAGTCTGCCATCGATGGGAGCACCAGCCGGACGCCGATGTTGGACCGCATGAACCTGGTTCGCAAAGTGCAGCATGCAGCGATGCAAGTCGACGGCATCGGCGGGACCGTATCGGCGGTCAACTTCTCACCAGGTTATCCCGACACCTTTCGTTCGGGGACGCGAGGTATCGGCCAGATCGCTCAGCGGATTGTGTTGGAGCGACGGTTTGAATCGCTGCGCGAGATGTATCGCGAAATGCAATACTTCCAAGACAACCCTCAGGAGGAGTTGTGGCGGATCAGCGCAAGGGTGCCGACCGCCGAAGATATCGACTTGGAACGGATCGGCCGAGAACTGAAGGTATCGATCGCCGAGGTGATCGAACAGCGGGCTGGCGACCAAGGAGTCCGTAGCGTTGTCTGTGGCAGCATGCCTTTGATCCAAAAGTCGCAGGAGCAGTTGTTGGAGGATATGGCCCGCAGCTTTATCACTGCTTTTGCCCTCATTGCGGTCGCGATGATGGTCACCTTGCGAAGCGTTGTTGCCGGCTTGTTGGCGATGGTCTCGAACATCTTTCCAGCAGTCGTCTTGTTTGGGCTGCTGGGCTGGTTTGACGTCAAAGTCGAGATTGGATCGATGATGACGATCACCGCTGCGATGGGGATCGCCGTCGACGATACGCTGCATTTCGTAACTTGGTTCCGACGTGGCGCCTCTGCCGGACTGTCCAAACACGATGCGTTGGTCTACGCCTATCGGCACTGCTGTCGGGCGATGCTGCAAACCTCTTTGATCTGTGGGCTGGGATTGCTGGTCTATGCGCTCAGTCCGTTTACTCCGATCTCTCGATTCGCTTGGCTGATGTCAAGCATGTTGGCAGCCGCGTTGGTGGGGGATCTCGTCGTCCTGCCGGCGATCATTTCTAGCCGCTTGGGAAATGCATTCCTGCCGCGACGCTAA